A portion of the Platichthys flesus chromosome 7, fPlaFle2.1, whole genome shotgun sequence genome contains these proteins:
- the lima1a gene encoding LIM domain and actin-binding protein 1a yields the protein MASVAPPFSRRQWASQSLRVTAKEMSIVSARGKTNAIAERFSKYQMAAEEGNAEKKKTAAAPLPSALRSGSLSVLKKRWEQPSSCHRARTQEATPRGPADPQTPISQSTGPKPSPGSRSDAWRSSTVPPEQDPEPQPETGEDQLDLTDMEEPPSRSTEELECEKPSVPLHSLKRMFETGEKPRDEESGEQSGDNMEQILGDGSLADSTPLRDRMALYQAAVSKQDVTSDQLDGFCGKQKENVPPCSLDLTPESDSHVRRVLTAESNGSGPGTPVSSNQKDSSQPKTPRNFRPPVRETCVSCEKTVYPLERLVANQHVYHSSCFRCSHCNTKLSLLNYASLHNNVYCKPHFSQLFKAKGNYDEGFGHRPHKELWESKGDAAESPPPSSLKIPSSAPAPELESPSVEDSPLAKVNVLMATMEALGQGSAEKADRPSEARRLKISWPPRTEPGEGGAATEAGSAGKPIRAKWPPEEDSPSSPTEEARETASLRHSSSLKERSLPFTLATSPDSRKQSSPPPPEELSPEPSGMELQLGDGQSSSSQTPTEDNCIDIHTSSGEEEQEQEEQEEQEEQEEQEEQEEQEEQEEQEEQHHVVQEEQEEEHLDGQAEQQEEDEVDKMEDEEEDGGVLEEMLMEQVEARSSQDVGFWDSEEVDDKVEEEALTVEEMIKRNRFYEEEEEEEDV from the exons atggCCTCCGTCGCCCCCCCCTTCAGCCGCAGGCAGTGGGCGTCCCAGTCACTGAGGGTCACCGCCAAGGAGATGTCCATCGTCTCCGCCCGGGGCAAAACCAACGCCATCGCAGAACGCTTCTCCAA GTACCAGATGGCAGCGGAGGAGGGGAacgcagagaagaagaaaacg GCTGCAGCCCCTCTGCCCTCAGCGCTACGCAGCGGGAGTCTGAGTGTTTTAAAGAAACGCTGGGAGCAGCCGTCGTCCTGTCACCGAGCCCGAACCCAGGAGGCCACACCCCGCGGCCCCGCCGACCCTCAGACCCCCATCAGCCAATCCACGGGCCCCAAACCCTCACCCGGGAGCCGCTCGGACGCCTGGAGGAGCTCCACCGTCCCCCCGGAGCAGGACCCGGAGCCACAGCCTGAGACCGGTGAGGACCAGCTGGACCTGACGGACATGGAGGAGCCGCCGAGCAGAAGCACCGAGGAGCTGGAGTGTGAGAAGCCCAGCGTCCCCCTCCACAGCCTGAAGAGGATGTTCGAGACGGGAGAGAAGCCGAGAGACGAG gagTCCGGAGAACAGTCAGGTGATAACATGGAGCAGATACTCGGAG ATGGAAGTCTTGCTGACTCCACCCCTCTCCGGGACAGGATGGCCCTCTACCAGGCGGCCGTCTCCAAACAGGACGTCACC agCGATCAGCTGGACGGGTTCTGTGGGAAGCAGAAGGAGAACGTCCCTCCGTGCTCTCTGGACCTG ACTCCAGAGTCCGACTCACACGTCAGAAGAGTTTTAACTGCAGAAAGCAACG GTTCTGGTCCTGGCACCCCGGTGTCGTCCAATCAGAAGGACTCGTCTCAGCCCAAGACTCCCAGA AACTTCCGGCCGCCGGTGAGGGAGACCTGCGTGTCCTGTGAGAAGACGGTGTATCCTCTGGAGAGGCTGGTGGCCAATCAGCACGTCTACCACAGCTCCTGCTTCCGCTGCTCACACTGCAACACCAAgctcag CCTGTTGAACTACGCCTCCCTGCACAACAACGTGTACTGCAAGCCGCACTTCAGCCAGCTCTTCAAGGCCAAGGGCAACTACGACGAGGGCTTCGGCCACCGGCCCCACAAGGAGCTGTGGGAGAGCAAAGGCGACGCCGCCGAGTCTCCGCCCCCGAGCAGCCTGAAGATCCCGAGCTCGGCCCCGGCCCCGGAGCTGGAGAGCCCCAGCGTGGAGGACTCCCCGCTGGCCAAGGTCAACGTGCTGATGGCCACGATGGAGGCGCTGGGTCAGGGGTCGGCAGAGAAGGCCGACCGACCCAGCGAGGCGCGTCGACTCAAGATCTCCTGGCCGCCACGCACAGAGCCGGGGGAGGGCGGGGCCGCCACAGAGGCGGGGTCTGCTGGTAAGCCAATCAGAGCCAAGTGGCCCCCAGAGGAAgactccccctcctcacccacAGAGGAGGCCAGGGAGACGGCCAGTCTGCGCCACAGCTCCTCCCTGAAGGAGCGCAGCCTCCCCTTCACGCTGGCAACCAGCCCCGACTCCAGGAAGCAgagttcacctcctcctcctgaggagCTCAGCCCGGAACCCTCCGGCATGGAGCTGCAGCTCGGAGACGGCCAGTCCTCCTCCAGCCAGACGCCCACCGAAGACAACTGCATCGACATTCACACCAgctcaggagaggaggagcaggagcaggaggagcaggaggagcaggaggagcaggaggagcaggaggagcaggaggagcaggaggagcaggaggagcaggaggagcagcatcATGTCgtccaggaggagcaggaggaggagcatctGGATGGACAagctgagcagcaggaggaagacgaggtgGATaagatggaggatgaggaggaagatggaggcgTGTTGGAGGAGATGCTGATGGAGCAGGTGGAGGCCAGGTCGTCCCAGGACGTGGGATTCTGGGACAGCGAGGAGGTGGATGataaagtggaggaggaggcgctgacGGTGGAGGAGATGATCAAACGTAACCGTTTctacgaggaggaagaggaggaagaggatgtgtGA